GGGCCACGATGAGTAAAATTGTTTTTATGTTGGAAGAGCCCTCAATGAAAGAATTGCTGGATAAGTTACTGCCACAACTGCTTCCGCAGGGGGTGGACTTTATGACGGTTCCACATGAGGGAAAGCAGGATTTGGAAAGATCTATCCGCCGCAAGCTGCGCGCATGGAATGAGCCTGGAGTGCGCTTTATCATTGTACGTGACCAGGATGGTGGGAATTGTTTTAGAATAAAAGGTGATCTCCTAAATATTTGTAAACTGGCCGGCAGGCCAGATTCCGTAATTCGCATTGTTTGCAACGAATTGGAATCATGGTTTCTGGGGGATTTAGTTGCGGTTGCTGCTGCTTATGATAAACCCCGGATTGCAAGGTTGCAGGGAAAAAGAAAATATCGTAATCCTGATAATGTTACCAACGCGGCAGAGGAATTAAAAAAACTGGTCCCAGAATATCAGAAGCTTCAAGGAGCCAGGAGAATCGCAAACCACATTGATAGAGACAGAAATATATCAAATAGTTTTCGCGTATTTTTAGAAGGGGTTTTACGGGTAGCTAATAGTAATTAAGTCTATAGCTTTCCTTCACAATTACGTGGCTTACAAGGGCTATGGCACCGCGGCGATCGTGGGGACTGAAAGCTTCACCGACGCAGCCGCTGTCCACGATTGGGCGCGGACCGCCGTGGAGTGGGCGAACGCGGAAGGGTTAATCACCGGCCGCACCCCCACCACACTCCGGTACCCGGCGGCGACGCCACCCGTGCGGAGGCTGCTGTGATTTTGAAACGGTTCATAGAAAACATTGCAAAATAAGGTAAAGTGTCACGAGGCGAGGATATCCCCGCCTCGCTGAAGTTTGTCTAAATTAATATTGTCTAAACCTGATGCGGTACTTGTCCCTCGGCGGTAGGTTTTGGGAATGGAGAACCCCAAACTTGCCGCAGCACAGCTATTTTAAATTCTCATACTAAAAGGAGCATTGCTTGCTACTTGAAAAAGTAGTTTGTGACGCTCTATTTTTTTATTTTTATGTAGTTAGACAAATATTGTCTGCACATTTTAGATAGTCCCTCATATATTATTATAGAACTCTCATGAAAGGAGGAGATTGTATGGTTGCTGCCCAGACAACTGTTAAGGAAACTATTACCGTAAACCAGGTGGTGAGCGAGAATTCCCAGCAAACTGTGGTACGCGGGACCTTCATGATACCTGACCCCAAACCGGATGTGGAACAGATTATCTCAATAGATAAGACGGCCAGCGTCAAAAAGACCAGACTTTTACCTGATAAAGTAGTGGTCGAGGGAAGACTCATTTTGCAAATCGTATACGTGGCCTTCGAACCGGATCAATCCGTCCACCATATGCACGGGCAGGTTCCTTTTACCGCCTACGTAGACTTGCCGGGTGCGCTGCCCGACATGGATGTAAGAGTGGATGCCTTTGTCGAGGATGTTAAACTTAATCCCAGCAGCAGGGATGTTCGGCAGTATGATGTGATAGCGGTACTGAATGTATCGGCTAAGGTGACTGAAACCAGGGAAGTCGAGGTGCTAACGCAGGCGCCGGATGACATGAACGCCGATTATGACGTGATTCACATTGATGACGTGATAGGCCGGGAATCCGCCCAGGTGATTATAAGCGAGGATTTTGACGAACCGGATGAGAAGCCGGAGCCGGCAAAAATACTGGATGTGGATTCCATCGCCATGGTTACGGATGCCCGTATTGTAGCAGACAAAGTGATAGTTGACGGTGAATTAACACTGCAGATTATGTATGTAGGCGCAGTGCCGGAACAGTCCGTGCATGATATGCACAAAACCATCTACTTTACTGATTTTGTTGAAGTGCCCGGGGCCGACCCGGAAATGGATGTGATTGTGGATGCTTTTGTGGAAGACTGCGATGTCGAGATTAAAGGTGATCCATTTTTCAGCGCGAGTTGTGTGATTAGGCTTGATGCCCGGGTTACCGAGCCCCGAGAGGTCAGGGTCGTTACCGAATGCGCCGGTGCTACGGTGGAAACTCTTGAGTTAAATGTTGAACATATCATTGGCGAGGACTCTTCCCAGGTAGTGGTGCGGGAAACCGTTGAAACTCCTGATCCCAAGCCGTGCCCGGAAAAGGTGCTCAATGTATCCATAGATGAACTTAAAGTAACTGAAACAAAAATCATTAAGAACAAGGTAATCACCAAGGGCTATGTGGATATCAAGATTATTTACGTCTCTGCCAAGCCTGATCAGGCTGTGCACGCCATGCATCAGCGCCTCAATTTCCGCACCTTTGTGGAAATTAAAGGGGCCGCCGACGGCATGGATGTGGTTGTCAAGCCGATGGTGGAATATATCAATGCCGAGGCCGAGAATTGCGACGTTAATGTCGAGGCGGTTATCAAGGTCAGGGTCCGGGTTACAGAAACGATGCGCCGGTCCGTGTGTTCCGGCATTGTGGAAGAGGAAGAAGAACCTACTGAAGAGTGTCCCGTTGGCCAGGTAATTGATTACACTGTTAAATCCGGCGATACGCTTTATCAGTTGGCCCAGCGCTACAGTACCAGCGTAAATAGAATATTGGCCGAAAACCCGGGGATAGATCCCAATAATTTGCGGGTCGGTCAGGTCATCAGGATTCCCTGTGGGGCTAAGGGCTAATTAATAATTTTTTAAAAGGAGGTTGTGACATGCCTATACAATATTTTTACAGCGAGCCCGATAATGTTTTATGTGTAAAAATAAAGGTTCCGGTGGTTCTGGCGGAGGAAGAAGTGCAGGTGATTGTCGATAACGTAGCCGCTCTGCCCGAACTGGCCCAGAAAATTGACCATATTGATGCCCGTTTGGATGATTTCGAGGCCCGGCCTGTATTCATACACGAAAACGGCGGCCGGTGGATCAGTGTAATCGAAGAAGAGGGCTGGGACCGCTTTGGCTGGCACTGGGCGGAGCACCGTCAGCCCGTGGTGAAAAAGGTGCTGGTCAGCGGTACGCTGCACAAGCAAATTTATTACGTGGATAAAAATGACCACGTCAAGCATGTGGGAGAGGATATTCCCTTTGCCGACGATGTGACACTGGATGTCCCTCAGCCGGTGGTAAATGAGAATGATGTGTTCGTTCAACTGCACCATAAAAAAATCGATATGCGCTGGGATTTGCGGCGGGGCTCCCGGCTGCACCAGACCGGGGTCATGATTTTCCAGGTCAAGGTGGTGGAGGAAAGACAGATTTTCGTGCAGGTTTGCCCGCAGCTGGACCGCAAGTGCGTTCGTGGTGTTAACCTGCTTAAGGACGGCAGCTTTGAGGCCTGGGGTACCAACACTACCCCGGTATTTTGGGGAGCCAGCAATGTATTGCGCTATAACAACGGTGCTTTACTTGGCAATATCCCCAATGAAGCGGCTTCACTGTTCCAGACTGTTAACCGGCAGGGCGCCAACAACAACAATATTGTGCCTACCGGGGAGTACCGTTTGTGTTTTGACGCATCGGAGATTCCTAATTTCAGGACGGTTTTAGGGGGTACGGCTTCCTTTAACCTAACGGCGGAACTGCTGTTTTATAATATTTACGGCGAGCTCGTAAACGGTGAGACCAAAACCTGGAACGCCGGAAACATAGCTGATGAGTCGTTTACAAATTTGTGCCTCAATGCCGTTGCTCCCGAGGAAGCCCGGGAAGCTCTGGTGAGATTTAGCTTTGAGCCCAACTCGCTGAACACCAGCGCAGTGGTAATTG
This genomic interval from Desulfoscipio sp. XC116 contains the following:
- a CDS encoding DUF4276 family protein, whose amino-acid sequence is MSKIVFMLEEPSMKELLDKLLPQLLPQGVDFMTVPHEGKQDLERSIRRKLRAWNEPGVRFIIVRDQDGGNCFRIKGDLLNICKLAGRPDSVIRIVCNELESWFLGDLVAVAAAYDKPRIARLQGKRKYRNPDNVTNAAEELKKLVPEYQKLQGARRIANHIDRDRNISNSFRVFLEGVLRVANSN
- a CDS encoding SPOCS domain-containing protein, with the protein product MVAAQTTVKETITVNQVVSENSQQTVVRGTFMIPDPKPDVEQIISIDKTASVKKTRLLPDKVVVEGRLILQIVYVAFEPDQSVHHMHGQVPFTAYVDLPGALPDMDVRVDAFVEDVKLNPSSRDVRQYDVIAVLNVSAKVTETREVEVLTQAPDDMNADYDVIHIDDVIGRESAQVIISEDFDEPDEKPEPAKILDVDSIAMVTDARIVADKVIVDGELTLQIMYVGAVPEQSVHDMHKTIYFTDFVEVPGADPEMDVIVDAFVEDCDVEIKGDPFFSASCVIRLDARVTEPREVRVVTECAGATVETLELNVEHIIGEDSSQVVVRETVETPDPKPCPEKVLNVSIDELKVTETKIIKNKVITKGYVDIKIIYVSAKPDQAVHAMHQRLNFRTFVEIKGAADGMDVVVKPMVEYINAEAENCDVNVEAVIKVRVRVTETMRRSVCSGIVEEEEEPTEECPVGQVIDYTVKSGDTLYQLAQRYSTSVNRILAENPGIDPNNLRVGQVIRIPCGAKG